In Streptomyces sp. NBC_00704, a genomic segment contains:
- a CDS encoding Tex family protein: MTTPGSIESGSIESRIAEELGVRERQVKAAVELLDGGSTVPFIARYRKEATEMLDDAQLRALEERLRYLRELEERRSAILESVREQGKLTDALEAQIRGAETKARLEDVYLPYKPKRRTKAQIAREAGLEPLAQGLLGDPAVDPLAAAAAFVDAGKGVADAQAALDGARAILTERFSEDADLIGELRERMWTRGRLAAKVREGKEEAGAKFADYFDFAEPFTALPSHRVLAMLRGEKEEVLDLVLEPEEPSEQPGPSSYEGIVAARFGIADRGRPGDKWLTDTVRWAWRTRILVHLGLDVRLRLRTAAEDEAVNVFAANLRDLLLAAPAGTRATLGLDPGFRTGVKVAVVDATGKVVATDVIHPHVPANRWDEAIAKLARLAKEHAVDLVAIGNGTASRETDRLAAELIARHPDLRLTKVMVSEAGASVYSASAFASQELPDMDVSLRGAVSIARRLQDPLAELVKIDPKSIGVGQYQHDLSEVKLSRSLDAVVEDCVNGVGVDVNTASAPLLARVSGITSGLAENIVAHRDANGPFTSRTELKKVPRLGPKAYEQCAGFLRIRGGSDPLDASSVHPEAYPVVRRMVKTAGQEVASLVGNTAVLRSLRPTDFVDETFGLPTVTDILKELEKPGRDPRPAFKTAVFKDGVEKISDLAPGMVLEGVVTNVAAFGAFIDVGVHQDGLAHVSALSKTFVKDPREVVKPGDIVKVKVLDVDIPRKRISLTLRLDDEAAAPGEQGRASGGGRQQREGGGGRPPQQRRRPQQAGGQRGGGQQGGGQQAGGQRGGGSRQAAAPPANSAMADALRKAGLLDPKKGRG, encoded by the coding sequence GTGACGACACCCGGGTCCATCGAATCAGGGTCCATCGAAAGCAGGATCGCCGAAGAACTCGGCGTACGGGAACGGCAGGTCAAGGCCGCCGTGGAGCTGCTCGACGGCGGCTCGACGGTGCCCTTCATCGCCCGCTACCGCAAGGAAGCGACCGAGATGCTCGACGACGCGCAGCTGCGCGCGCTCGAGGAGCGGCTGCGCTATCTGCGCGAACTGGAGGAGCGGCGGTCGGCGATCCTGGAGTCGGTGCGCGAGCAGGGCAAGCTCACCGACGCGCTGGAGGCGCAGATCCGGGGCGCCGAGACCAAGGCGCGCCTGGAGGACGTCTACCTGCCGTACAAGCCCAAGCGGCGCACCAAGGCGCAGATCGCGCGGGAGGCGGGCCTCGAACCGCTCGCGCAGGGCCTGCTCGGCGACCCTGCGGTCGATCCGCTCGCGGCGGCCGCCGCGTTCGTCGACGCCGGCAAGGGCGTCGCCGACGCGCAGGCGGCGCTGGACGGCGCGCGGGCGATCCTGACCGAGCGGTTCTCGGAGGACGCCGACCTGATCGGCGAGCTGCGCGAGCGCATGTGGACCCGCGGGCGGCTGGCCGCCAAGGTCCGCGAGGGCAAGGAGGAGGCGGGCGCGAAGTTCGCCGACTACTTCGACTTCGCCGAGCCGTTCACCGCCCTGCCCTCCCACCGGGTCCTGGCCATGCTGCGCGGCGAGAAGGAGGAGGTCCTCGACCTCGTCCTGGAGCCGGAGGAGCCCTCCGAGCAGCCCGGCCCGTCCTCCTACGAGGGCATCGTCGCCGCCCGGTTCGGCATCGCCGACCGCGGCCGCCCGGGCGACAAGTGGCTCACCGACACCGTGCGCTGGGCCTGGCGCACCCGCATCCTCGTGCACCTCGGCCTCGACGTGCGGCTGCGGCTGCGGACGGCCGCCGAGGACGAGGCAGTGAACGTCTTCGCCGCCAACCTGCGCGACCTGCTGCTCGCCGCCCCGGCCGGCACGCGCGCGACGCTGGGCCTGGACCCCGGCTTCCGCACGGGCGTGAAGGTCGCCGTCGTCGACGCGACCGGCAAGGTCGTCGCCACCGACGTGATCCATCCGCACGTCCCGGCGAACAGGTGGGACGAGGCGATCGCCAAGCTGGCGCGGCTGGCGAAGGAGCACGCGGTCGACCTGGTCGCCATCGGCAACGGCACCGCGTCCCGCGAGACCGACCGGCTCGCCGCCGAGCTGATCGCCAGGCACCCGGACCTGCGGCTCACCAAGGTGATGGTGTCGGAGGCCGGCGCCTCCGTGTACTCGGCCTCCGCGTTCGCCTCGCAGGAGCTGCCGGACATGGACGTCTCGCTGCGCGGCGCCGTCTCGATCGCGCGCCGGCTCCAGGACCCGCTGGCCGAGCTGGTGAAGATCGACCCGAAGTCGATCGGCGTCGGCCAGTACCAGCACGACCTGTCCGAGGTGAAGCTGTCGCGTTCGCTGGACGCGGTGGTGGAGGACTGCGTGAACGGCGTGGGCGTCGACGTCAACACGGCCTCCGCGCCGCTGCTCGCCCGGGTCTCCGGCATCACCTCCGGGCTCGCGGAGAACATCGTGGCGCACCGGGACGCCAACGGGCCGTTCACGTCCCGCACGGAGCTGAAGAAGGTGCCGCGGCTCGGCCCCAAGGCCTACGAGCAGTGCGCGGGCTTCCTGCGCATCCGCGGCGGCTCCGACCCGCTGGACGCCTCCAGCGTGCACCCGGAGGCCTACCCGGTGGTGCGCCGCATGGTGAAGACGGCCGGGCAGGAGGTGGCGTCGCTGGTGGGCAACACGGCGGTGCTGCGCTCGCTGCGGCCGACGGACTTCGTCGACGAGACGTTCGGTCTGCCGACCGTCACCGACATCCTCAAGGAGCTGGAGAAGCCCGGACGCGACCCGCGGCCGGCGTTCAAGACCGCGGTCTTCAAGGACGGCGTGGAGAAGATCTCCGACCTGGCCCCCGGGATGGTGCTGGAGGGCGTCGTCACCAACGTGGCGGCCTTCGGCGCGTTCATCGACGTCGGCGTCCACCAGGACGGCCTGGCGCACGTCTCCGCCCTGTCGAAGACGTTCGTCAAGGATCCGCGCGAGGTCGTCAAGCCGGGTGACATCGTCAAGGTGAAGGTCCTCGACGTGGACATCCCGCGCAAGCGGATCTCCCTGACGCTCCGCCTGGACGACGAGGCGGCCGCCCCCGGCGAGCAGGGCCGGGCCTCCGGCGGCGGACGGCAGCAGCGCGAAGGCGGCGGGGGCCGTCCGCCCCAGCAGCGCCGGCGGCCGCAGCAGGCCGGCGGACAGCGCGGCGGCGGACAGCAGGGCGGCGGACAGCAGGCCGGCGGACAGCGCGGCGGCGGCTCACGGCAGGCCGCCGCGCCGCCGGCGAACAGCGCGATGGCCGACGCCCTGCGCAAGGCGGGCCTGCTCGACCCGAAGAAGGGCCGCGGCTGA
- a CDS encoding enoyl-CoA hydratase/isomerase family protein, which yields MEPELLHGVTDQVATVVLHHPAKRNAMTAAMWAALPPLLDTLAADPGVRALVLTGAGGTFCAGADISTLQGSPQEAQTLAVRAEDALAAFPKPTLAAVRGHCVGGGAQLAAACDLRFAEQDALFGVTPAKLGIVYPSSATRRLVSLVGPATAKYLLFSGELIDAERALRTGLVDEVLPADELDDRVAEFTRVLVSRSQLTQAAAKEFADGRTDRDAHWSAQARGNGDTAEGVAAFLERREPRFAWSPTG from the coding sequence ATGGAGCCCGAACTGCTGCACGGCGTCACCGACCAGGTCGCCACCGTCGTCCTGCACCATCCCGCGAAACGCAACGCCATGACGGCCGCGATGTGGGCGGCGCTGCCCCCGCTCCTGGACACCCTGGCCGCCGACCCCGGCGTACGGGCGCTGGTGCTGACCGGCGCGGGCGGCACCTTCTGCGCCGGCGCCGACATCAGCACGCTCCAGGGCTCGCCGCAGGAGGCCCAGACGCTGGCCGTGCGCGCCGAGGACGCCCTCGCCGCGTTCCCCAAGCCGACGCTCGCGGCCGTCCGCGGGCACTGCGTCGGCGGCGGCGCCCAGCTGGCCGCCGCGTGCGACCTGCGGTTCGCCGAACAGGACGCGCTGTTCGGGGTGACGCCCGCGAAGCTCGGGATCGTCTACCCGTCCTCCGCCACCCGGCGGCTGGTGTCCCTGGTGGGACCGGCCACCGCCAAGTACCTCCTGTTCTCCGGCGAGTTGATCGACGCGGAGCGGGCGTTGCGCACCGGACTGGTCGACGAGGTGCTGCCCGCCGACGAACTCGACGACCGCGTCGCGGAGTTCACGCGCGTGCTGGTGTCGCGCTCGCAGCTGACGCAGGCCGCCGCCAAGGAGTTCGCCGACGGACGCACCGACCGGGACGCCCACTGGAGCGCCCAGGCCCGCGGCAACGGCGACACCGCGGAGGGCGTCGCCGCGTTCCTGGAGCGCCGGGAGCCGCGCTTCGCCTGGTCCCCGACGGGCTGA
- a CDS encoding ATP-binding protein: MDDHGRGPDPRPAGGPAAPTGLPKEAEPRPLPYEGVWRFTAAAVDASVPQARHAVRDLLHRQGVPITDDLAQGVLLIVSELVTNAVRHAAVLSPTLAVEIAVGAEWVRVSVEDSHPYRPTALETDHGRTGGRGLLLVREITREAGGACDVEHTASGGKVIWAALPLRPVRLP, encoded by the coding sequence ATGGACGATCACGGGCGCGGGCCCGACCCACGCCCAGCGGGCGGACCGGCCGCACCTACCGGACTTCCCAAGGAGGCCGAACCGCGACCGCTGCCCTACGAGGGCGTGTGGCGTTTCACCGCGGCCGCCGTGGACGCCTCCGTCCCCCAGGCGCGGCACGCCGTGCGCGACCTGCTGCACCGCCAGGGCGTGCCGATCACCGACGACCTGGCCCAGGGGGTGCTGCTGATCGTCTCCGAACTGGTGACCAACGCCGTGCGGCACGCGGCGGTGCTGTCGCCCACGCTGGCGGTGGAGATCGCCGTCGGAGCCGAGTGGGTCCGGGTCTCCGTCGAGGACAGCCACCCCTACCGTCCGACGGCCCTGGAGACCGACCACGGCCGCACGGGCGGCCGCGGACTGCTCCTCGTGCGGGAGATCACCAGGGAGGCGGGCGGGGCCTGCGACGTCGAGCACACGGCGAGCGGCGGCAAGGTGATCTGGGCCGCCCTGCCGCTCAGGCCGGTGCGGCTGCCCTGA
- the idi gene encoding isopentenyl-diphosphate Delta-isomerase — protein sequence MPITPATATHNSSNGTADAILLELVDEDGVTIGTAEKLAAHQPPGQLHRAFSVFLFDERGRLLLQQRALGKYHSPGVWSNTCCGHPYPGEAPFAAAARRTFEELGVSPSLLAEAGTVRYNHPDPDSGLVEQEYNHLFVGLVQAPLRPDAREVGDTAFVTAAELAERHAEAPFSSWFMTVLDAARPAVRELTGPSAGW from the coding sequence ATGCCGATCACACCTGCCACCGCGACACACAACTCGTCGAACGGCACCGCTGACGCGATCTTGCTGGAGCTGGTCGACGAGGACGGCGTCACGATCGGCACCGCGGAGAAGCTCGCCGCCCACCAGCCGCCGGGACAACTGCACCGCGCCTTCTCGGTGTTCCTCTTCGACGAACGCGGCAGGCTGCTGCTCCAGCAGCGGGCGCTCGGCAAGTACCACTCCCCCGGCGTGTGGTCGAACACCTGCTGCGGTCATCCCTATCCCGGCGAGGCGCCGTTCGCGGCGGCGGCGCGGCGCACGTTCGAGGAGCTGGGCGTCTCCCCGTCGCTGCTCGCCGAGGCCGGCACCGTCCGCTACAACCACCCCGACCCGGACTCCGGGCTGGTGGAGCAGGAGTACAACCACCTGTTCGTCGGGCTGGTGCAGGCGCCGCTGCGGCCGGACGCCCGGGAGGTCGGCGACACGGCCTTCGTCACGGCCGCCGAACTGGCCGAGCGGCACGCCGAGGCCCCGTTCTCCTCCTGGTTCATGACCGTGCTGGACGCCGCGCGGCCGGCCGTCCGGGAGCTGACCGGCCCCTCGGCCGGCTGGTGA
- a CDS encoding cation diffusion facilitator family transporter, with the protein MGAGHDHGHTHAHAPATGTAAAAYQGRLRVALSITIGVMVVEIVGGLVADSLALVADAAHMATDALGLGMALLAIHFANRPPSTHRTFGLARAEILAALANCLLLLGVGGYVLYEAVQRFLTPAPTEAGLMIWFGAIGLVANMVSLTLLMRGQAESLNVRGAFLEVVADALGSVAVIISAVVILTTGWRAADPVASLVIGLMIVPRTVKLLRETLDVLLESAPKDVDMADVRSHILALDGVRDVHDLHAWTITSGMPVLSAHVVVASDALDAIGHEKMLHELQGCLGDHFDVEHCTFQLEPVGHAQHEARLCH; encoded by the coding sequence ATGGGGGCTGGGCACGACCACGGCCACACCCACGCGCACGCGCCGGCCACCGGCACGGCCGCTGCGGCGTACCAAGGCAGGCTGCGGGTCGCCCTGTCGATCACGATCGGCGTCATGGTGGTCGAGATCGTCGGCGGGCTGGTTGCCGACTCCCTCGCGCTGGTCGCGGACGCCGCGCACATGGCGACGGACGCGCTGGGCCTCGGGATGGCGCTGCTCGCCATCCACTTCGCCAACCGGCCGCCGAGCACCCACCGCACCTTCGGGCTGGCCCGCGCGGAGATCCTCGCCGCCCTCGCCAACTGCCTGCTGCTGCTCGGGGTGGGCGGCTACGTCCTGTACGAGGCGGTGCAGCGGTTCCTCACCCCGGCGCCCACCGAGGCCGGGCTGATGATCTGGTTCGGCGCGATCGGCCTCGTCGCGAACATGGTGTCCCTCACCCTGCTGATGCGCGGCCAGGCGGAGAGCCTGAACGTGCGCGGGGCGTTCCTGGAGGTGGTCGCCGACGCGCTCGGCTCGGTGGCGGTGATCATCTCGGCGGTGGTGATCCTCACCACCGGCTGGCGGGCCGCGGACCCGGTCGCCTCGCTCGTCATCGGCCTGATGATCGTGCCGAGGACGGTGAAGCTGCTGCGCGAGACGCTCGACGTGCTGCTGGAGTCGGCCCCCAAGGACGTCGACATGGCCGACGTGCGGTCCCACATCCTGGCCCTGGACGGGGTGCGGGACGTCCACGACCTGCACGCCTGGACGATCACCTCGGGGATGCCGGTGCTGTCGGCGCACGTGGTGGTGGCCTCGGACGCGCTCGACGCGATCGGCCACGAGAAGATGCTGCACGAGCTCCAGGGCTGCCTCGGCGACCACTTCGACGTGGAACACTGCACCTTCCAGCTGGAGCCCGTCGGACACGCGCAGCACGAGGCCCGGCTCTGTCACTGA
- the galE gene encoding UDP-glucose 4-epimerase GalE, with the protein MTWLITGGAGYIGAHTARSMTGAGERVVVVDDLSTGSAVRLGADVTLVRGSALDTGLIERVLAEHSVTGVVHLAAHKQVGESVARPTRYYRDNVGGLAALLEVVAAAGVRRFLFSSSAAVYGNPDVDLITEDTPCAPVNPYGETKLAGEWLVRAAGQAHGIATTCLRYFNVAGAMAPELADTGVFNIVPMVFDRLTRDEAPRIFGADYDTPDGTCVRDYIHVADLAEAHLAAARRLSAPDAAGDLTVNIGRGEGVSVRELVTLIGEVTGDDRPAVVEGRRPGDAPRAVASAELAARELGWKARRGMREMVDSAWRGWQLHHA; encoded by the coding sequence ATGACGTGGCTGATCACCGGCGGAGCCGGATACATTGGGGCGCATACGGCACGGTCGATGACCGGGGCCGGCGAGCGCGTCGTCGTGGTGGACGATCTGTCCACGGGCTCGGCCGTGCGGCTCGGCGCGGACGTCACCCTCGTGCGGGGCTCGGCCCTCGACACCGGCCTGATCGAGCGGGTCCTCGCCGAGCACTCCGTGACGGGCGTGGTGCATCTGGCCGCGCACAAGCAGGTCGGCGAATCGGTGGCGCGGCCCACCCGCTACTACCGGGACAACGTCGGCGGCCTGGCCGCCCTGCTCGAGGTGGTCGCCGCGGCCGGTGTGCGGCGGTTCCTGTTCTCCTCCTCCGCGGCCGTCTACGGCAACCCCGATGTGGACCTCATCACGGAGGACACCCCGTGCGCGCCGGTGAACCCCTACGGCGAGACCAAGCTCGCCGGCGAATGGCTGGTGCGGGCGGCCGGACAGGCGCACGGCATCGCGACGACGTGCCTGCGCTACTTCAACGTGGCCGGGGCCATGGCGCCCGAACTCGCCGACACCGGCGTCTTCAACATCGTCCCCATGGTGTTCGACCGGCTCACCCGCGACGAGGCCCCGCGGATCTTCGGCGCCGACTACGACACCCCGGACGGGACCTGCGTCCGCGACTACATCCACGTCGCCGATCTGGCCGAGGCGCACCTCGCGGCGGCCCGGCGGCTGTCCGCGCCGGACGCGGCGGGCGACCTCACGGTGAACATCGGCCGCGGCGAGGGCGTGTCCGTGCGCGAGCTGGTCACGCTCATCGGCGAGGTCACCGGCGACGACCGGCCCGCGGTCGTCGAGGGCCGCAGGCCCGGGGACGCCCCGCGCGCGGTGGCCTCGGCGGAGCTGGCGGCCCGGGAACTGGGGTGGAAGGCCCGGCGGGGCATGCGCGAGATGGTCGACTCGGCCTGGCGCGGCTGGCAGCTCCATCACGCCTGA
- a CDS encoding DUF5941 domain-containing protein produces the protein MSTAILTGSPVPGSSIEGDLRSLGFDVRTAADAGDAETLLAAVPGDERVAVVDARFVGHGHALRLGLTDPRFPLAAIPGAVTAQPAGRQALTRAMARENSASAGSATAGALARTTSSVEDVDSLADRIVASLDADGVDVHRPELGSLVAEVPADPQARNEARQAVAAVDDEAVRLKSAVKARDGFFTTHFISPYSRYLARWCARRGLTPNQVTTASLITALIAAGCAATGTRAGFVAAGVLLIASFVLDCTDGQLARYSLQYSTLGAWLDATFDRAKEYAYYAGLALGASRGGGTDDVWALALGAMILQTCRHVVDFSFTEANHDATANTSPTAALSDKLDSVGWTVWVRRMIVLPIGERWAMIAVLTALTTPRITLVALLIGCAFAATYTTAGRVLRSLTRKARRTDRAARALADLADTGPLAEPLIRFAPGGPRRTAPLAAAVGAVLVTGAAWAWGASWWLVLAALVYVALSAEALSHPLKGALDWLIPPFFRAAEYGTVLILAAKSGGGAALPAAFGLVAAVAYHHYDTVYRIRGNAGAPPAWLVRAVGGQEGRTLLVAVLAALLTASQFEVALTVLAVAVALVVLAESIRFWVSAGAPAVHDEGEPA, from the coding sequence TTGTCGACCGCCATCCTCACCGGCTCGCCGGTCCCCGGATCGTCGATCGAGGGCGATCTGCGGTCCCTCGGCTTCGACGTCCGCACCGCCGCCGACGCCGGTGACGCCGAGACCCTCCTCGCCGCCGTCCCGGGCGACGAACGCGTCGCCGTCGTGGACGCCCGCTTCGTGGGCCACGGGCACGCGCTGCGCCTCGGCCTCACCGACCCCCGCTTCCCGCTCGCCGCGATCCCGGGCGCGGTGACCGCGCAGCCGGCCGGCCGCCAGGCCCTGACCCGTGCGATGGCCCGCGAGAACTCCGCCTCCGCGGGGAGCGCCACGGCCGGCGCCCTCGCGCGGACCACGTCGAGCGTGGAGGACGTCGACAGCCTCGCCGACCGCATCGTCGCCTCCCTCGACGCCGACGGCGTCGACGTGCACCGCCCGGAGCTGGGCAGCCTCGTCGCCGAGGTCCCCGCCGACCCGCAGGCCCGCAACGAGGCACGCCAGGCCGTGGCCGCCGTGGACGACGAGGCCGTCCGGCTGAAGTCGGCCGTCAAGGCCCGCGACGGCTTCTTCACCACCCACTTCATCAGCCCGTACTCGCGCTATCTCGCCCGCTGGTGCGCCCGCCGCGGCCTCACCCCGAACCAGGTCACCACCGCCTCGCTGATCACCGCGCTGATCGCGGCGGGCTGCGCGGCCACGGGCACGCGCGCCGGGTTCGTCGCGGCCGGCGTCCTGCTCATCGCGTCCTTCGTGCTCGACTGCACCGACGGACAGCTCGCCCGCTACTCGTTGCAGTACTCCACGCTCGGCGCGTGGCTCGACGCCACCTTCGACCGGGCCAAGGAGTACGCCTACTACGCCGGCCTCGCGCTCGGCGCGTCTCGCGGCGGCGGCACCGACGACGTATGGGCGCTCGCGCTGGGCGCGATGATCCTGCAGACCTGCCGGCACGTCGTGGACTTCTCCTTCACCGAGGCCAACCACGACGCCACCGCCAACACCAGCCCCACCGCCGCCCTCTCCGACAAGCTCGACAGCGTCGGCTGGACGGTCTGGGTGCGGCGGATGATAGTGCTGCCCATCGGCGAACGATGGGCCATGATCGCCGTACTCACCGCCCTGACGACTCCGCGCATCACCCTCGTCGCGCTGCTGATCGGCTGCGCCTTCGCGGCGACCTACACCACCGCGGGACGGGTGCTGCGCTCCCTGACCCGCAAGGCCCGGCGCACCGACCGCGCGGCCCGGGCGCTGGCCGACCTCGCCGACACCGGCCCGCTCGCCGAACCGCTGATCCGCTTCGCGCCGGGCGGGCCCCGGCGCACCGCCCCCCTCGCCGCCGCCGTCGGCGCCGTCCTGGTGACCGGCGCCGCGTGGGCGTGGGGAGCGAGCTGGTGGCTCGTCCTGGCGGCGCTGGTCTACGTCGCGCTGTCCGCCGAGGCGCTCTCCCACCCCCTCAAGGGCGCCCTGGACTGGCTGATCCCGCCGTTCTTCCGGGCCGCCGAATACGGCACGGTCCTCATCCTCGCGGCGAAGTCCGGGGGCGGTGCGGCGCTTCCCGCGGCTTTCGGCCTGGTGGCCGCCGTCGCCTACCATCACTACGACACGGTGTACCGCATCCGCGGCAACGCCGGAGCGCCGCCGGCCTGGCTGGTGCGCGCCGTCGGGGGGCAGGAAGGGCGGACGCTGCTCGTGGCCGTGCTGGCCGCGCTGCTCACCGCCTCGCAGTTCGAGGTCGCGCTCACGGTGCTCGCCGTGGCCGTCGCCCTGGTGGTGCTCGCCGAGAGCATCCGCTTCTGGGTGTCCGCAGGGGCCCCCGCCGTACACGATGAAGGAGAACCCGCATGA
- a CDS encoding phosphocholine cytidylyltransferase family protein has product MIGLVLAAGAGRRLRPYTDSLPKALVPVGPAGIEGEPTVLDLTLGNFAEIGLTEAAVIVGYRKEAVYERKAALEAKYGLKLTLIDNDKAEEWNNAYSLWCGRDALKDGVILANGDTVHPVSVERTLLAARGEGRRIILATDTVKSLADEEMKVVVDPGKGMTRITKLMDPAEATGEYIGVTLIEGDAAPELADALKTVWETDPQQFYEHGYQELVNRGFRIDVAPIGDVAWVEIDNHDDLARGREIACQY; this is encoded by the coding sequence ATGATCGGCCTCGTGCTGGCGGCCGGCGCCGGACGGCGTCTGCGTCCCTACACCGACAGCCTGCCCAAGGCGCTGGTGCCGGTGGGACCGGCCGGCATAGAGGGCGAGCCCACGGTGCTGGACCTGACGCTCGGCAACTTCGCCGAGATCGGTCTGACCGAGGCCGCGGTGATCGTCGGCTACCGCAAGGAGGCCGTGTACGAGCGCAAGGCGGCGCTGGAGGCCAAGTACGGCCTCAAGCTGACCCTGATCGACAACGACAAGGCCGAGGAGTGGAACAACGCCTACTCCCTGTGGTGCGGCCGCGACGCCCTCAAGGACGGCGTGATCCTCGCCAACGGCGACACCGTGCACCCGGTCTCCGTGGAGCGGACGCTGCTCGCCGCGCGCGGTGAGGGCAGGCGGATCATCCTCGCGACGGACACCGTGAAGTCCCTCGCCGACGAGGAGATGAAGGTCGTCGTCGACCCCGGCAAGGGCATGACGAGGATCACCAAGCTGATGGACCCGGCCGAGGCGACCGGCGAGTACATCGGCGTCACCCTCATCGAGGGCGACGCCGCCCCGGAACTGGCCGACGCGCTCAAGACCGTGTGGGAGACCGACCCGCAGCAGTTCTACGAGCACGGCTACCAGGAGCTGGTGAACCGCGGCTTCCGCATCGACGTGGCGCCGATCGGCGACGTCGCGTGGGTCGAGATCGACAACCACGACGACCTCGCCCGGGGACGGGAGATCGCGTGCCAGTACTGA
- a CDS encoding iron-containing alcohol dehydrogenase family protein, whose amino-acid sequence MPVLTRLIPSPVVVDIRPGALDDLVGVLADERISHSGKLAIAVSGGSGARLRERLTPALPGATWYEVGGGTLDDAVRLAGDIKAGHFDAVVGLGGGKIIDCAKFAAARVGLPLVAVPTNLAHDGLCSPVATLDNDAGRGSYGVPNPIAVVIDLDVIREAPVRFVRAGIGDAVSNISAIADWELANRVKGEKIDGLAAAIARQAGEAVLRHPGGIQDTGFLQVLAEALVLSGIAMSVSGDSRPSSGACHEINHAFDLLFPKRAAAHGEQCGLGAAFAMYLRGAHEESAYMAQVLRRHGLPVLPEDIGFTVDEFVRAVEFAPETRPGRYTILEHLDLKTEQIKDVYADYVKAIGS is encoded by the coding sequence GTGCCAGTACTGACCCGGCTGATCCCCTCGCCCGTCGTCGTCGACATCCGCCCCGGCGCCCTCGACGACCTGGTCGGGGTCCTCGCCGACGAGCGCATCTCGCACTCGGGCAAGCTCGCGATCGCCGTCAGCGGCGGCTCGGGCGCCCGGCTGCGCGAACGCCTCACCCCGGCGCTGCCCGGCGCCACCTGGTACGAGGTGGGCGGCGGCACCCTCGACGACGCCGTCCGGCTGGCCGGCGACATAAAGGCCGGCCACTTCGACGCCGTCGTGGGACTGGGCGGCGGCAAGATCATCGACTGCGCCAAGTTCGCGGCCGCCCGCGTCGGCCTCCCGCTCGTCGCCGTGCCCACCAACCTCGCGCACGACGGACTGTGCTCGCCGGTCGCCACCCTCGACAACGACGCGGGGCGCGGCTCCTACGGCGTGCCGAACCCGATCGCCGTCGTGATCGACCTGGACGTCATCCGCGAGGCCCCGGTGCGGTTCGTGCGCGCCGGCATCGGCGACGCGGTGTCGAACATCTCGGCCATCGCGGACTGGGAGCTGGCCAACCGGGTCAAGGGCGAGAAGATCGACGGCCTGGCCGCCGCGATCGCCCGCCAGGCCGGCGAGGCCGTGCTCCGGCACCCGGGCGGCATCCAGGACACCGGGTTCCTCCAGGTCCTGGCCGAGGCGCTGGTGCTCAGCGGGATCGCCATGTCGGTGTCGGGCGACTCCCGCCCCTCCTCCGGGGCCTGCCACGAGATCAACCACGCCTTCGACCTGCTCTTCCCCAAGCGGGCCGCCGCCCACGGCGAGCAGTGCGGCCTCGGCGCGGCCTTCGCGATGTACCTGCGCGGGGCGCACGAGGAGTCGGCCTACATGGCGCAGGTGCTGCGCCGCCACGGACTGCCGGTCCTGCCCGAGGACATCGGCTTCACGGTGGACGAGTTCGTCCGGGCCGTGGAGTTCGCCCCCGAGACCCGGCCCGGCCGCTACACGATCCTCGAACACCTCGACCTCAAGACCGAACAGATCAAGGACGTCTACGCCGACTATGTCAAGGCCATCGGTAGCTGA
- a CDS encoding CDP-alcohol phosphatidyltransferase family protein, which yields MSRPSVAELRPVVHPPGVKDRRSGEHWMGRLYMREVSLRVDRYLVTTRVTPNQLTYLMTVFGVLAAPALLVPGIWGAVLGVVCVQMYLLLDCVDGEVARWKKQYSLAGVYLDRVGAYLTDAAVLVGFGLRAADLWGSGRIDWLWAFLGTLAALGAILIKAETDLVGVARHQGGLPPVKEAASEPRSSGMALARRAAAALKFHRLILGIEASLLILVLAVLDQVHGDLFYSRLGVAVLAGIALLQTLLHLVSILVSSRLK from the coding sequence ATGTCAAGGCCATCGGTAGCTGAACTCAGACCGGTCGTGCACCCTCCGGGGGTGAAGGACCGGCGCAGCGGTGAGCACTGGATGGGACGCCTCTACATGCGCGAGGTGTCCCTGCGGGTGGACCGCTACCTGGTGACCACCAGGGTCACGCCCAACCAGCTCACGTACCTGATGACCGTCTTCGGCGTGCTCGCGGCCCCGGCCCTGCTGGTGCCGGGGATCTGGGGCGCGGTGCTCGGCGTGGTCTGCGTCCAGATGTACCTGCTGCTGGACTGCGTCGACGGCGAGGTCGCCCGCTGGAAGAAGCAGTACTCGCTGGCCGGGGTCTACCTGGACCGGGTCGGCGCGTACCTGACCGACGCGGCGGTGCTCGTCGGCTTCGGTCTGCGCGCCGCCGACCTGTGGGGCAGCGGGCGGATCGACTGGCTGTGGGCCTTCCTCGGCACCCTGGCCGCGCTGGGCGCGATCCTGATCAAGGCCGAGACGGACCTCGTCGGCGTCGCCCGTCACCAGGGCGGCCTGCCGCCGGTCAAGGAGGCGGCGTCCGAGCCGCGCTCCTCCGGCATGGCGCTGGCCCGCCGGGCGGCCGCGGCGCTCAAGTTCCACCGGCTGATCCTCGGCATCGAGGCGTCCCTGCTCATCCTGGTGCTGGCCGTCCTCGACCAGGTGCACGGCGACCTGTTCTACTCCCGGCTCGGCGTCGCCGTCCTCGCCGGGATCGCGCTGTTGCAGACGCTGCTGCACCTGGTGTCCATCCTCGTGTCGAGCAGGCTGAAGTGA